The genomic stretch CGCTGTTTGTAAATGTTCTAGGGTCTACCGCATCCTCAAATAATTTCTTCACAAACTCAAAATAAGATTTTTTATTTTCAGACATTATAATATCAAAAAACTCTTTAACAAAAGAAAAATTATTTCCTCCCACAACAGCATTAACATCAGCACTCGTTATATACTTTTTATCGGTAGTGTAAGCTATCATCTTTTCAAGTATAGTTTCACTATCTCTCACCGAGCCTCTTGCCTGCTTTGCTATTAAAAATATCGCCTCTTCATCATACTTAATATTTTCTTTATCAAGTATGCCTTTTAATATTTTCTCCAAATCTTCTATGCCTAAAGATTTAAAAGTATACTGCTGACATCGGCTTCTTATAGTAGGAAGTACCCTATCTGCTTCAGTAGTAGCAAGTATAAAAACTACATGAGCAGGAGGCTCTTCTAAAGTTTTAAGAAGTGCATTAAAAGCCTCATTCGTTATCTGATGCACCTCATCTATAATATATACTTTGTATTTTCCAGCTACTGGAGATATACGCACATTTTCTATAATACTTCTAATATTTTCTATACCTCTATTGCTGGCACCGTCAATTTCTATAACATCAAGAGGAGTTCCGTTTTCTATTTGAGTACATGACGGGCAAACTCCGCAAGGCTTATCAGTAGGACCATTAACACAGTTTAAGGCTTTGGCTATAATTCTAGCAAGAGAAGTTTTACCCACACCATGAGCTCCTGAAAAAAGATATGCATGTGCTATCTTTTTTTGGGCTATACTTTTTGATATAGTCTTTGTGATATGCTCCTGACCTATAACCTCTTCAAAAGTTTGAGGACGGTATTTTCTTGCTATTACTTTATAGTTTTCTGCCATATTTATAGTGTTCCATTATATTTATTTTTTGTATTATTTTTAATTAATTTATTTTAACAGACTATATTTATTTGTCAATTTTTATTTATGCTCATGCCATTTACACTCTGTTACATACATATCAGTAAATACTGCCTTAAAAGATGAATCTTCTGGGCTGCAGGCATATATTCCGAAACTTATTTCATCATCAGCTTTAAATAAATGAAATATTCTCATCTGTTTAAAATTTTCTCCGTCTTCGCTGTACTCTATTAAAAAATCGCTTTCTCTTCTGCTTAGCCTATAATACATCTCTTTTATAGAAGCGGATATATCCTGAGTAGCCCAGTCAGAATATCCGTTATTTGTAACAACACTTCCTAAACGCTGATAATTTTCATTTTCGTATTCTATAGAAGCCTTAAACCAATTTTCACTGTCTATATATATTATAACTCCGCACTGATCAAAACGGCGTTTGCTTTCAAATATTGTTTTTACTGTGAAAGAAAAATATTTATCTTTAGTTTTTGTCTGAAGTATAGGGGCATTATCATTTCTAAAGCCATAATATGTTCTCTGCCATAAGTCAGTATTAGCTTCTGTATATATTTCTATTTTTTTGTCATCAATTAATATATTCTTTGGTTCTCTAATACAAAATAATTTCTCTTTTAAAAATTCTTTATGCATAATTTATCCCCGTAATAAAAATAAAATACAAAAAGATTATATATCTTATTGTACTACAATTCAATAATTAATAATAATCAAATATTTTTTATTTTTACTATTGACTAAATATACATAAATTTATATAATACATACGGATTAGTTTTATTATTATATAATCGGCTTTTCATATAAAAAATCGGCAAAGGCGGTATTTAACAGTATGGAAAACTCATATAAAGATATGTACGACAATATCTTAAACAACTACGAAGAATACCTTAAAGTTGTTGATATATGTCATAATTTGTCTATGATAAGAATTAATAAGCTTATTAAAACTTTTGGCGGAAATAATTATGAAAACGAATGTTTCTATAAAGAAATAAAAAATGATAATATATCATATGCACTTGATATATACTGTGATAAAATAGATTCTACTTCTTTAATCCTTCATTCAAGCAAAGGCTCTGACGATTTGGAGAGAATACTTTCTGAAAATGAATGTATGTATGGTTTTTCCAAATCTGAAGATGAGGATACATTATACAGAAAATTTGTATTCCCAAAAGATGAAAAAAAACTGCTGTATATAACAGGAAAAATAATAGATTTACTAAAAAAAGAAATTGAATAATATTCAAGGTCTTAGCTGCAAATTTTCACAATCAATTTTCTAACTTATAAAGAGAAGTATTTATCTTTAATTT from Brachyspira murdochii DSM 12563 encodes the following:
- the dnaX gene encoding DNA polymerase III subunit gamma/tau, which gives rise to MAENYKVIARKYRPQTFEEVIGQEHITKTISKSIAQKKIAHAYLFSGAHGVGKTSLARIIAKALNCVNGPTDKPCGVCPSCTQIENGTPLDVIEIDGASNRGIENIRSIIENVRISPVAGKYKVYIIDEVHQITNEAFNALLKTLEEPPAHVVFILATTEADRVLPTIRSRCQQYTFKSLGIEDLEKILKGILDKENIKYDEEAIFLIAKQARGSVRDSETILEKMIAYTTDKKYITSADVNAVVGGNNFSFVKEFFDIIMSENKKSYFEFVKKLFEDAVDPRTFTNSVIEYMRVVLMIKSGIDDIKLLEITENERDDLKVFANHYSDDEIERILDYILLTEERIRSASNPRTIFEMRMLLLLNTDNLIRPVDIIASNMQAVSASVNEDYGFESANNNAVSQSNQPKPQYDVPLNPTDKRRIFYNKILSFIETESPTIYSLLSQGNPIESKGATLIVALPDNIFEMTQSDKRINDLISKAIPKFTKNKDVAIQFQRAVEGNMIDKLKSRLQATEVDEGSI
- a CDS encoding DUF1349 domain-containing protein, which gives rise to MHKEFLKEKLFCIREPKNILIDDKKIEIYTEANTDLWQRTYYGFRNDNAPILQTKTKDKYFSFTVKTIFESKRRFDQCGVIIYIDSENWFKASIEYENENYQRLGSVVTNNGYSDWATQDISASIKEMYYRLSRRESDFLIEYSEDGENFKQMRIFHLFKADDEISFGIYACSPEDSSFKAVFTDMYVTECKWHEHK